CACCGCCGGTATCCATCCGCACTCGGCCAGTGACTGGAACGCCGACAGCGCTCGGCGACTGCGCAGTCTGCTGAAGGAATCGAACGTGGTGGCAGTGGGTGAATGCGGGCTGGATTTCAACCGCGATTTCTCGCCGCGCCCGCAGCAGGAAAAAGTCCTCGAGGAACATCTGGCCCTGGCCGTGGAGCTGCAATTACCGGTGTTTTTGCACGAACGTGACGCGAGCCAGCGCCTGCTGGAAATCCTCCGCGACTTCCGCGATCAGTTGCCTGCCGCCGTGGTGCATTGCTTCACCGGCGAGCAGAAAGCGTTGTTCAGCTACCTCGATCTGGACCTGCACATCGGCATCACCGGCTGGATCTGCGACGAGCGTCGCGGCACCCATTTGCATCCGCTGGTGAAGGAGATCAAACGCGGTCGCCTGATGCTGGAAAGCGATGCGCCTTACTTGCTGCCACGCACATTGCGGCCGAAGCCGAAGAACGGGCGCAACGAGCCGGCGTATCTGACCGAAGTGCTGCGTGAAGTGGCGCTGCATCGAGGGGAGACCGAGGAAGATCTGGCGGCCCACACCACCGCCTGCGCCCGGGCTTTCTACGGTCTACCCACCCTGCCCTGACCAAGGCAGATGCATCACTTGTTGACGCATATCAAGATCCGGGCACCTGCGTAGCGGCACAATAATGGCACCTTGCCAAAACTGTTTCCGCTATCAGAGAAGACCTCCATGGGTGCCTGGCTTAGCAATATCTCGCTGAAATACAAATTCTGGGCGGTCAACGCGGTCGCCTTTGTCACCACCCTGTTGTTGGTGCTGTACGCGGTGCAGCTCGAACAACAGGCACGCGGCCATGCCGCGCAAACCTCGGCCCAGGCGCAGGCGCAATTGCTCAAGGCCTGGCCCGCAGGTCAGGCACTGCCCAAGAGCGATCAGGTGCTGACGTTCAAACGCGGTGAAGCCCCGCGCCTCAACGATCAGCCGCTGCTGGAGATCACCGACAGCAACGGCTGGATCGAGATCAGTCACCTGCCGTTATTCGGCGAAAACCCGCTGCTCGGCGCCGAGGTATTCAGCCGTGCCGATGGCCAGCAGGTCGCCGTGATCGCCTACGCCCCCAGCCTCAGCCAGGTGTTCAGCGAACGCTTCGCCAACTACGCGGTGGCGGTGTTCATCCTGATGCTGGCGATGCTCGGTGCCTCGCAGCTGCTGATCCGCTTTCTGCTCAGCCAGCTCAACACGCTCAAGGATGTGATGCTGCACGTGGAGAAAACCGGCGACCTTTCGGCGCGGGTGCCGCTGGCCTGCAAGGACGAAGTCGGACAGATGGCCAATGCCTTCAACGCGATGCAGGCCGGCTACCAGCGCGTGGTCACCACCGTGGCCAACACCGCACGACAACTGGACGTCGGCGCAGCGCGGCTGGCGTCGAGCATGAACGAGGTGCGCCACGGCATGCTCGGCCAGCAGAGCGAAACCGATCAGGCGGCCACCGCGATCAACGAGATGACCGCCACCGTCTACCACATCGCCCAGCACGCCGGTGCCACTCGTGATCTGTCACAGACCGCCGATGGCCTGGCCGGCAGCGGTCAGCAAGTCGTCACCCGCGTTCAGCATTCGATTGCCGGCCTGTCCAGCGGCGTGCAACAGACCGCCGAGATGATCCAGCGTCTGGCCGAGGACAGTCAGAAAATCAACGGCGTGGTCAGCGTGATCCACAGCATCGCCGAACAGACCAATCTGCTGGCGCTCAATGCCGCCATTGAAGCGGCCCGCGCCGGGGAAATGGGTCGTGGGTTCGCGGTGGTCGCCGACGAGGTACGCAACCTCGCCAAACGCGTGCAAACCTCCACCGATGAAATCACCACCATGGTCTCGGCGCTGCAGGCCGGCACCCGCGATGCGGTGGATTTCATGCAGGAGAGTTCGTACAAGGCCGACGACTGCGTGCAGCAGGCCCAGGAGGCCGGCGAAGCGCTGGCGGAAATCACCGGCGCGGTGGCGCAGATGCGCGAAAGCAATACGCAGATTGCGGTAGCGGCAGAACAGCAGAGCCAGGTGGCCGAAGAGATGAACCGCGCGGTGGTGAGCATTCGCGATGTGACCGAGAACACGGTGCAGCAGACCGTGGATTCGGCGACTACCAGTAACGAGCTGGCGACGCTGGCCGGGGAACTGAACAAGGCAATCGGTCAGCTGAAGCTCTAGGGGGACAACATCAGGAACCGTCATTGTCCCTATCACTGCAATAGCCAACCTTGATTCGCCGCCCTGCCCGCCCGGGCCTATTCTTCAACCATGAATCGAACATGGATTGAGGAGCAGCAACATGGGCAAACGTCACCCCAACCTTCCCGCATGGCAATGGCGCGCGTACCCGGCCAATCACCAGCATCCGACCAATCTGGTGCTGCACCTGATCGCCGTACCGCTGTTCATCGTCGCGTTTCTGTTGATCGTCTCGGGCGTGTTCAGCCTGAGTCTGGCGAGCGTGGCGATTGGCGTTATCGGGATTGTCGCAGCGCTGGGCTTGCAGCGCCACGGCCACAGCCTGGAGGCGCAAGCCTCCGAGCCGTTCAGTGATCGCAAGGACGCGATATCGCGCCTTCTGGTCGAGCAGTTTCTGACCTTCCCGCGCTTTCTGCTCAGCGGCGGCTGGTATCGCGCCTGGCGTGAGCGCCACCGCCGTCATTGAGTCAGGCGAAGATCGTCACCGTTTGCCGGCTCATGGCAATCAGCTCACCCTTAGCGCTCCACAGTTTGGCGGCGACGTGGCCGTAACCGTCGGCGGCGTACTCGATGTCCGCCAGATACTGGCACCAGTCCAGCGTGCTCAAATCGTGTAATGGCTGAACGAATTCGATGGTCCAGGTCAGCGTGCTGCCCGGCGCCGGTTTCTTCAGATACGGCAACAGCGCAGGCGGCCAGGCATCGACCAGCGCCAGCAGATGCGCCTCGTTGACCGGCTCTTCCTTCACATCCCCACGCAGGCGCACCCAGCCGCCCATCAGCCGCGATTGAATGCCGGTGAACGGCATGCCGCCGACACTCCAGCGCATCGCCAGATGACGCATGAACTCCGGGGTCACGCCTTTGATGTACGGCAGTTCCTGACAATCGTCCCAGTGTTTCATCTCGGGCGCCGGATAAGCTGCAACCGCCACTTCCGAAAGGCGCGAAGCACCGAAGCTGCCTTGCACCATCGTCACCACCTGGCCGTTCTGCACGGCGCGTCCCAGCACCTGAATGACCGCTTTGCCTTCGCGCAATACCTCGACCTCGAAGCTCACCGGCACCTCGGGCTCGACCGGCCCGACGAAGGTGATCGCCAGCGAACGCACCGGCCGTTCGGCTGGCACCCGAGTGCGCATCACTTCAAATTGCAGTGCGGCAACCAACCCGCCAAAACTGGCCCGACCCTGGCCCCACTCGGCCGGAATGGTGACCTCCGGTTGACGGCGGACAGCATCGATCAGATCGCAGAAGCGCATGGGAACCTCGGACACAAAAAAGGGAATGACCGGATCTTAACCAGCGCGGCAGAGCGGCGCAGCGTCCATTCCGGTCAAAGAGACTGACAGATAAGACAGCCGCGCCGAGCTGTAGAGAGATTCAGGATTTGAAACAGGTGGCGCTGAGTTTTTCCAGCACCCGGTCAGCCTTGCTTTCGGCCTTGATCATGGTGGCCTGCCAGGTGGCGACGCAGGGTTGCAGATCCGCTTCCTGCTCGGCTTTTGCCAGCCATTGCCAGCAATCGTGCCAGTCACCCAGGGCGCCCTGTGCGGACTTCAGGCGAGCCAGCGCCGCTTTCGGCAGGCGATCGAGTTCGGGATAAGCCTCGATGCCGTAGCGTACACGCTTGATCAGCAGGCGCAGGCGATGGCGGTCGTGGGCCGGATCGTGCAGCGCCACGTCGAGGTTTTTCCATTGTTTGCCCAGACGTCTTTCGATGCGTTTGTCCAGATCATCGAGCAATCCCTGACGCTGGGACGCCCGCAGGAAACGCGGAAACGCATCGAGGATCATCAGCAGCGAAGCCACTTCCGCACTCGCCGCCAATGCCGGATAAGCCTCGGCCATCTGCGCCATACGACGCTGCGCGGCCTCAGGCTGACCATGTTCAAGCAGATACGCCGCCAACACCTCGCGATCGCGCCATGGCGTGGTCACTTGCCCGACACCGGCCGCCGCGACCTCCAGTTGCTCGACACCGGGCAAACCGCGCAATGGCCGCAACAGGCTGCGCAAGCGGCGCACGGTGGTTCGCAGATCATGCAGCGCCTCAGGGTCGGTCCGGGCGGTCAAACGTGCCTGACAGGCCAGCAGCCTGACTTCCAGGCTCAGGACATGAGCCACCAACCGGTCGACCAACGCAGACATTACTTGCTCCTGAATTCAATGGCGCTGCATGAGTGTGTACCTGCGCAAGGCATCTGCACTTGCGCTACGTCAGCAGCTTAGCGCCCGGCGCGGGATTCGCGAATGTAGAAACGCGCCTTCTCGGCTTTTTTGCTGCAACCCTCGAACCCTTCGAATTGCTGCTGGGTCTTGGCCGCCGTCAGCAGCGACAGGGCCTTGGAGTAGCTCACCGTACCGGCAAAACCCTCGGCCTTGGCCAGATCCAGCTCATGCCACGCCGCATCGAGCTGGCTGCCGCAGCTGTCGCGGTAGGCGGTCTTGCCGGCGCAACCGGCCAATGCCAGGGCAATCAAGGGCACACAGATCCAGGCTTTCATCACTAACACCTCAAAGATAGGTCAACAGTCGTGCAATTAAGACGTTCGGGCGGTGAAAAAGTGCCTTGTGCCCCGTGAATCCACCGCACGGCGAAAGATAACGCC
This genomic window from Pseudomonas kribbensis contains:
- a CDS encoding TatD family hydrolase, yielding MQLIDIGVNLTNPSFADKHQAVLDRAYAAGVCQLVLTGTSVEGSEQALELCRQLDADGQRLFATAGIHPHSASDWNADSARRLRSLLKESNVVAVGECGLDFNRDFSPRPQQEKVLEEHLALAVELQLPVFLHERDASQRLLEILRDFRDQLPAAVVHCFTGEQKALFSYLDLDLHIGITGWICDERRGTHLHPLVKEIKRGRLMLESDAPYLLPRTLRPKPKNGRNEPAYLTEVLREVALHRGETEEDLAAHTTACARAFYGLPTLP
- a CDS encoding methyl-accepting chemotaxis protein, whose product is MGAWLSNISLKYKFWAVNAVAFVTTLLLVLYAVQLEQQARGHAAQTSAQAQAQLLKAWPAGQALPKSDQVLTFKRGEAPRLNDQPLLEITDSNGWIEISHLPLFGENPLLGAEVFSRADGQQVAVIAYAPSLSQVFSERFANYAVAVFILMLAMLGASQLLIRFLLSQLNTLKDVMLHVEKTGDLSARVPLACKDEVGQMANAFNAMQAGYQRVVTTVANTARQLDVGAARLASSMNEVRHGMLGQQSETDQAATAINEMTATVYHIAQHAGATRDLSQTADGLAGSGQQVVTRVQHSIAGLSSGVQQTAEMIQRLAEDSQKINGVVSVIHSIAEQTNLLALNAAIEAARAGEMGRGFAVVADEVRNLAKRVQTSTDEITTMVSALQAGTRDAVDFMQESSYKADDCVQQAQEAGEALAEITGAVAQMRESNTQIAVAAEQQSQVAEEMNRAVVSIRDVTENTVQQTVDSATTSNELATLAGELNKAIGQLKL
- a CDS encoding Mpo1-like protein, with translation MGKRHPNLPAWQWRAYPANHQHPTNLVLHLIAVPLFIVAFLLIVSGVFSLSLASVAIGVIGIVAALGLQRHGHSLEAQASEPFSDRKDAISRLLVEQFLTFPRFLLSGGWYRAWRERHRRH
- a CDS encoding acyl-CoA thioesterase; its protein translation is MRFCDLIDAVRRQPEVTIPAEWGQGRASFGGLVAALQFEVMRTRVPAERPVRSLAITFVGPVEPEVPVSFEVEVLREGKAVIQVLGRAVQNGQVVTMVQGSFGASRLSEVAVAAYPAPEMKHWDDCQELPYIKGVTPEFMRHLAMRWSVGGMPFTGIQSRLMGGWVRLRGDVKEEPVNEAHLLALVDAWPPALLPYLKKPAPGSTLTWTIEFVQPLHDLSTLDWCQYLADIEYAADGYGHVAAKLWSAKGELIAMSRQTVTIFA
- a CDS encoding CHAD domain-containing protein; its protein translation is MSALVDRLVAHVLSLEVRLLACQARLTARTDPEALHDLRTTVRRLRSLLRPLRGLPGVEQLEVAAAGVGQVTTPWRDREVLAAYLLEHGQPEAAQRRMAQMAEAYPALAASAEVASLLMILDAFPRFLRASQRQGLLDDLDKRIERRLGKQWKNLDVALHDPAHDRHRLRLLIKRVRYGIEAYPELDRLPKAALARLKSAQGALGDWHDCWQWLAKAEQEADLQPCVATWQATMIKAESKADRVLEKLSATCFKS